One part of the Limnochordia bacterium genome encodes these proteins:
- a CDS encoding M23 family metallopeptidase: MARLNIRKHVNCGLNTLKSKFGRMLQVLAKWRPYLWRWAVVVCIVVGGVYVIQRVVIGRYLAELDQLFSEQPQQSQQVAIPRSKLTVEGACPWLGQLEINWPAVTTMRETSEKQPVNKAPEVKRDPFDPWAIALPVTGQLMAGFGWQRHPEYGDWRYFDGVVLSAHQELIAASGSGMVHVLEGTKIKIDHGDGWETIYEDLDAVLVSDGQVVVQGETIGRKTGAGSGLLTWKVFYRGQAQDPTKYVRFDGAAVVSSSH, from the coding sequence ATGGCAAGACTAAATATACGAAAACACGTAAATTGTGGACTGAATACTCTTAAGTCTAAGTTTGGTAGAATGTTACAGGTTTTGGCCAAGTGGAGGCCTTACCTCTGGCGATGGGCGGTGGTAGTCTGCATTGTTGTGGGGGGCGTTTATGTGATCCAGAGGGTGGTCATCGGCCGTTATCTGGCCGAGCTAGACCAACTATTTTCGGAACAACCCCAGCAATCACAGCAAGTAGCGATTCCCCGCAGCAAGTTGACTGTAGAGGGAGCATGTCCGTGGCTTGGTCAGTTGGAGATCAATTGGCCGGCGGTGACGACTATGAGAGAGACTTCCGAGAAGCAACCCGTCAATAAGGCGCCAGAGGTGAAAAGAGATCCCTTTGATCCTTGGGCAATTGCGTTACCTGTAACTGGTCAGCTTATGGCTGGATTCGGATGGCAGAGGCATCCTGAGTATGGAGATTGGCGTTACTTTGATGGTGTTGTTCTCTCTGCCCATCAGGAGCTCATTGCCGCTTCCGGTTCAGGCATGGTCCATGTACTTGAAGGTACCAAGATCAAGATCGACCATGGGGATGGATGGGAGACAATCTACGAAGATCTTGACGCCGTGTTGGTTTCAGATGGCCAAGTGGTTGTCCAAGGAGAGACCATCGGCAGAAAGACTGGTGCTGGTTCGGGTCTACTAACCTGGAAGGTGTTTTACCGTGGTCAGGCGCAAGATCCCACCAAGTATGTCCGGTTTGATGGGGCGGCTGTTGTATCGTCCTCGCATTAG
- the spoIIID gene encoding sporulation transcriptional regulator SpoIIID — MRDYIRRRVVDIGTYIIESKATVRQAATVFGVSKSTVHKDVTERLPSVNPELAKQVAKILQLNKAERHLRGGEATRRKYKDADIA; from the coding sequence ATGCGAGACTACATCCGCAGAAGAGTGGTAGATATAGGTACCTACATTATTGAATCAAAAGCGACTGTCCGGCAGGCCGCCACCGTTTTTGGCGTCAGTAAAAGCACGGTACATAAGGATGTTACTGAGAGGCTTCCGAGTGTAAATCCTGAACTGGCCAAGCAGGTGGCCAAGATTCTTCAGTTAAACAAGGCCGAAAGACATTTACGTGGTGGCGAGGCGACTCGGCGTAAGTACAAGGATGCGGATATTGCTTAG